The Chaetodon trifascialis isolate fChaTrf1 chromosome 16, fChaTrf1.hap1, whole genome shotgun sequence genome includes a region encoding these proteins:
- the stt3a gene encoding dolichyl-diphosphooligosaccharide--protein glycosyltransferase subunit STT3A, producing the protein MTKLGFLRLSYEKQDTLLKLLILSMAAVLSFSTRLFSVLRFESVIHEFDPYFNYRTTRFLAEEGFYKFHNWFDDRAWYPLGRIIGGTIYPGLMITSAVLYHVLHFFHITIDIRNVCVFLAPLFSSFTAIVTYHFTKELKDAGAGLLAAAMIAVVPGYISRSVAGSYDNEGIAIFCMLLTYYMWIKAVKTGSVYWSSICALAYFYMVSSWGGYVFLINLIPLHVLVLMLTGRFSHRIYVAYCTVYCLGTILSMQISFVGFQPVQSSEHMAAFGMFGLCQIHAFVDYLRSKLNAQQFEVLFKSVISLVGFILLSVGAVLMLTGKISPWTGRFYSLLDPSYAKNNIPIIASVSEHQPTTWSSYYFDLQLLVFMFPVGLYYCFNNLSDARIFIIMYGVTSMYFSAVMVRLMLVLAPVMCILSGIGVSQVLTTYMKNLDVSRPDKKSKKQQDSTYPIKNEVASGMILVMAFFLITYTFHSTWVTSEAYSSPSIVLSARGGDGSRIIFDDFREAYYWLRHNTPEDAKVMSWWDYGYQITAMANRTILVDNNTWNNTHISRVGQAMASTEERAYEIMRELDVSYVLVIFGGLTGYSSDDINKFLWMVRIGGSTDTGKHIKEHDYYTPTGEFRVDREGSPVLLNCLMYKMCYYRFGQVYTEAKRPPGYDRVRNAEIGNKDFELDVLEEAYTTEHWLVRIYKVKDLDNRGLSRT; encoded by the exons ATGACCAAGCTGGGCTTCCTGCGTTTGTCCTATGAGAAACAGGACAcgctgctgaagctgctcatCCTGTCTAtggctgctgtcctct CATTCTCCACCAGACTCTTTTCCGTCTTGAGGTTTGAAAGTGTCATCCATGAGTTTGATCC GTACTTCAACTACCGTACGACCCGCTTCCTGGCAGAAGAAGGATTTTATAAGTTTCATAACTGGTTTGACGACAGGGCATGGTATCCTCTGGGGAGGATCATTGGTGGCACCATTTATCCAG GACTGATGATCACCTCTGCCGTCCTGTACCACGTCTTACACTTTTTCCACATCACCATTGACATCCGTAATGTCTGTGTCTTCCTGGCTCCCCtgttctcctccttcactgccATAGTGACCTACCACTTCACTAAGGAGTTGAAG GATGCAGGTGCTGGGCTCCTGGCTGCTGCCATGATTGCAGTGGTGCCTGGTTACATATCTCGTTCTGTTGCTGGCTCCTATGATAATGAAG GTATCGCCATCTTCTGCATGCTGTTGACATATTACATGTGGATTAAGGCTGTCAAAACGGGGTCAGTGTACTGGTCGTCCATATGCGCACTGGCATACTTCTACATG gTTTCCTCCTGGGGTGGCTACGTGTTCCTGATCAACCTTATCCCCCTCCACGTCCTGGTTCTGATGCTCACAGGCCGATTCTCTCATCGCATCTATGTGGCTTACTGCACAGTTTACTGCCTGGGCACCATCCTCTCCATGCAGATCTCTTTTGTTGGCTTCCAG CCGGTGCAGTCATCAGAGCACATGGCAGCCTTCGGTATGTTTGGCTTGTGCCAGATTCATGCCTTCGTGGACTACCTGCGCAGCAAACTCAATGCCCAGCAATTTGAGGTGCTGTTCAAGAGTGTCATCTCTCTGGTGGGCTTCATCCTGCTGTCTGTGGGCGCTGTCCTCATGCTGACTG GTAAGATCTCTCCATGGACTGGTCGTTTCTACTCCCTGCTGGACCCCTCCTatgccaaaaacaacattccCATCATCGCCTCTGTCTCTGAGCACCAGCCCACAACCTGGTCCTCGTACTACTTTGACCTCCAGCTGCTTGTCTTCATGTTCCCAG TTGGTCTTTACTACTGTTTCAACAACCTGTCGGATGCCAggatcttcatcatcatgtaTGGTGTCACCAGCATGTATTTCTCAGCTGTCATG GTGCGTCTGATGCTGGTTCTGGCTCCAGTCATGTGCATCCTGTCAGGCATCGGTGTGTCCCAGGTGCTAACCACTTACATGAAGAACTTGGATGTCAGCCGGCCAGACAAGAAGAGCAAGAAGCAGCAGGACTCCACCTACCCCATCAAAAATGAG GTCGCCAGTGGGATGATTCTAGTTATGGCCTTCTTCCTCATTACATACACCTTCCACTCTACCTGGGTGACCAGCGAAGCCTACTCCTCTCCCTCAATTGTCTTGTCGGCCCGTGGAGGTGATGGTAGCCGCATCATTTTTGATGACTTCAGAGAGGCCTACTACTGGCTCCGCCACAACACCCCTGAG GATGCCAAGGTCATGTCATGGTGGGATTATGGTTATCAGATAACGGCCATGGCGAATCGAACCATTCTAGTGGACAACAACACGtggaataacacacacatctccagaGTTGGACAG GCCATGGCATCCACAGAAGAGAGGGCCTATGAGATTATGAGGGAGCTGGACGTCAGTTATGTCCTGGTCATCTTTGGGGGACTGACGGGCTATTCTTCAGATG ACATCAATAAGTTTCTGTGGATGGTCCGTATTGGGGGAAGCACAGACACGGGCAAACACATCAAGGAGCACGACTACTATACTCCCACTGGAGAGTTCAGAGTGGACCGCGAGGGCTCACCCGTCCTGCTCAACTGTCTCATGTACAAGATGTGCTACTACCGCTTCGGCCAGGTCTACACAGAGGCCA AGCGCCCACCTGGTTATGACCGAGTGAGGAACGCCGAGATTGGTAACAAAGACTTTGAGCTGGATGTGTTGGAGGAGGCCTACACAACAGAGCACTGGCTGGTTAGGATATACAAG GTGAAAGATCTGGACAACCGGGGTCTTTCAAGGACATAA
- the LOC139344347 gene encoding cytoskeleton-associated protein 2 — translation MDVAVSKRSRNKGNKENAQPTYGSKSVIKSATTSAVPFQLKSNKKEEIGAKNGPLKAKAKQPDTRLKSGEAPKQVKTVQRERRGATVAAAAVVKQQPTQSRALLSEQAVKDRKIAAVAPKRPAVVPPSKSAPGMYKGRIVQSKIGSIWKSGTAVLKADPKPSIPKTERQRVGPAVRVTDKKVNKPPVSSTLSQYRLTTETAEERRAKLAEWLASKGKTFKRPAMTTAVPPKTKVSAKLDAGLKSRSAAQCKPEPEPEPSLKAHKPDCAAPCMDTQTAELPTHSQTPVIMNTTLDLLDNSDPDLLVDQQDRVDDIVVNLCDALEAMATPSKCNDKLSQVTDVRSDVEVEDSKPQDECKKEELKDEMPEDVSEQPKVEQVKDEGEESDDQEVEMEDKEVESDDECVETTTQREDASVVKYNVKTTPYLQSVKKTIEDDVSSSAPRRKSNIKDLKFLTPVRRSCRIQRQSTHLPMMLLDHDPCVSSLAELVKLDDDPNAYIYRKNPALLEDLPDKPRL, via the exons ATGGACGTCGCAGTTTCAAAACGGAGCCGCAACAAA GGAAATAAGGAAAATGCTCAGCCAACATATGGAAGCAAGTCCGTCATCAAAAGTGCTACAACGTCTGCTGTTCCCTTCCAactgaaaagcaacaaaaaagaggaaataggAGCAAAAAATGGTCCTCTTAAAGCCAAGGccaaacaaccagacacaaGGTTGAAGTCTGGTGAGGCTCCCAAACAGGTAAAGACTGTGCAGAGAGAACGGAGAGGGgctactgttgctgctgctgcggtTGTCAAACAACAACCAACACAAAGCCGGGCCCTCCTCTCTGAACAAgctgtgaaagacagaaaaatagctGCAGTGGCTCCAAAGCGACCAGCTGTGGTGCCACCATCAAAATCTGCTCCCGGCATGTACAAAGGCAGGATTGTCCAGTCAAAAATTGGATCCATTTGGAAGTCAGGTACCGCTGTGCTGAAGGCAGATCCAAAACCATCAATACCAAAAACAGAGAGGCAAAGGGTTGGACCTGCGGTACGAGTGACAGACAAGAAGGTGAACAAACCCCCTGTCTCAAGCACCCTCAGCCAGTACAGACTTACCACAGAGACTGCTGAGGAGAGAAG AGCTAAACTGGCAGAGTGGCTTGCTTCCAAGGGCAAGACTTTCAAGAGACCAGCCATGACTACAGCGGTACCTCCAAAAACCAAAGTCTCTGCAAAACTTGACGCTGGTCTCAAATCACGGTCTGCTGCACAGTGCAAGCCTGAACCTGAACCCGAACCCAGTCTGAAAGCACACAAGCCAGACTGTGCTGCTCCCTGTATGGATACCCAGACAGCAGAGTTACCAACACACAGCCAAACTCCAGTGATCATGAACACCACCCTAGACCTGCTCGATAACTCTGATCCAGATCTGCTTGTTGACCAACAGGACAGAGTGGATGAC attGTTGTGAACCTGTGTGATGCTTTGGAGGCCATGGCAACGCCATCAAAATGCAACGACA AACTTTCACAGGTGACAGATGTGCGCAGTGATGTTGAAGTGGAAGACAGCAAGCCACAGGATGAATGTaagaaagaggagctgaaggatGAAATGCCTGAGGATGTTAGTGAGCAGCCGAAGGTTGAGCAagtgaaggatgaaggagaagagagcGATGAccaggaggtggagatggaagATAAGGAAGTTGAAAGTGATGATGAGTGTGTGGAAACCACTACACAGAGGGAAGATGCTTCAGTAGTGAAGTACAACGTGAAGACCACCCCTTACTTGCAAAG TGTCAAGAAGACAATTGAAGATGATGTCAGCTCCAGTGCACCCAGGAGAAAGAGCAACATCAAAGATCTTAAGTTTCTGACACCAGTGCGTCGTTCTTGCCGCATCCAGCGCCAATCAACCCACCTGCCGATGATGCTGCTCGACCACGATCCCTGCGTGTCATCATTGGCTGAGCTGGTCAAGCTGGACGACGATCCCAACGCCTACATCTACAGAAAAAACCCTGCACTTCTGGAAGATCTGCCCGACAAGCCTAGACTTTGA